A region of Candidatus Latescibacter sp. DNA encodes the following proteins:
- a CDS encoding DUF362 domain-containing protein, with protein MLTRRSFIKMTAAAGGMAMVNPVTVLAKRQQPVGFFSAHPFIEEHPEAVFIIKTTVDKKTNGDAIKQAGLDFSKSVIVPAKKGIPLSWMVPIKPNLTNSFTSKKHYPKQATQFPLEYGMGIVTDPYFVEGVIEGMKGLGMSGKQFYVREVTTPWDFGPRGYVDMCWRQDADIRSLYDDYKDLDSNDLNWVEFKNSEIFKKAPYLWPVNAKNTWLLNISKFKAHGMSLTLCCKNLQGTMSTPFQHYCSAERSVKEINGFTIKDVLKRAKENYDRHAAAGIPRWKTNTGLNGYTMDIWCSRTLDNVSHTPAGLHIIEGVYGRDGDGFLAGPNKGPYSDQEAWDYMTNYVIFGKDPFRVDIVGLWLGGHEAGNVGLYHIAMERKLSNVLDPRKVPVYLWENGTATLKKLEDFERKPLKTYYMQLENEPKYHLLDQPFDYSKIAEGPHVLPRTANARVLNESIPNPANNSVSLEYGLPRAGNTRLEIADSRGRTVDLLVDGPREKGYHMAVWNIGKHSPGEYAFKFRSGDVTRVEKIAILK; from the coding sequence GTGTTGACACGCAGAAGTTTTATAAAAATGACCGCTGCGGCAGGCGGTATGGCGATGGTGAATCCCGTAACCGTCCTGGCAAAGAGACAGCAGCCGGTCGGGTTTTTCAGCGCGCACCCTTTTATCGAGGAGCATCCCGAAGCTGTCTTCATCATAAAGACCACCGTGGATAAGAAAACCAACGGGGATGCCATCAAGCAGGCCGGTCTCGATTTCTCCAAGTCGGTGATTGTTCCCGCAAAGAAGGGTATTCCTTTGAGCTGGATGGTTCCCATCAAGCCGAACCTCACCAACAGTTTCACCTCGAAAAAGCACTATCCCAAACAGGCCACTCAGTTCCCTCTCGAATACGGCATGGGGATTGTGACCGATCCCTACTTTGTCGAGGGCGTTATCGAAGGGATGAAAGGCCTCGGCATGTCCGGCAAGCAGTTTTATGTCCGTGAAGTGACCACTCCCTGGGATTTCGGGCCTCGGGGATATGTGGATATGTGCTGGCGTCAGGACGCCGACATCCGTTCCCTCTACGATGATTACAAGGATCTGGACAGCAACGACCTCAACTGGGTCGAGTTCAAGAACTCGGAGATATTCAAAAAGGCCCCCTATCTCTGGCCGGTCAACGCGAAAAACACCTGGCTCTTGAACATCTCCAAGTTCAAGGCTCACGGCATGAGTCTCACCCTGTGTTGCAAGAATCTTCAGGGAACCATGTCCACTCCGTTCCAGCACTATTGCAGCGCGGAACGTTCTGTCAAGGAAATTAACGGATTTACCATAAAGGATGTCCTGAAGCGGGCGAAGGAAAATTACGACCGTCATGCGGCTGCTGGCATACCGCGCTGGAAGACAAATACCGGCCTCAACGGTTATACCATGGACATCTGGTGCAGCCGTACCCTGGACAATGTCTCCCATACTCCCGCCGGTCTTCATATCATCGAAGGCGTATACGGCCGCGATGGCGACGGGTTCCTGGCCGGGCCGAACAAGGGACCGTACAGCGACCAGGAAGCCTGGGACTACATGACCAATTACGTCATCTTCGGCAAAGACCCATTCCGGGTGGACATTGTCGGGCTCTGGCTCGGCGGCCACGAGGCGGGGAATGTGGGACTCTACCACATCGCCATGGAACGTAAGCTCTCGAACGTACTCGATCCGCGGAAAGTGCCGGTGTACCTCTGGGAGAACGGCACTGCCACTCTCAAAAAGCTCGAGGATTTCGAACGCAAGCCGCTCAAGACCTATTATATGCAGCTTGAGAATGAACCGAAATATCATCTCCTCGATCAGCCGTTCGATTATTCAAAGATCGCCGAGGGTCCCCATGTGCTCCCCAGGACGGCTAATGCCCGGGTTCTCAATGAAAGCATACCGAATCCCGCCAACAACTCCGTTTCGTTGGAGTACGGGCTGCCCAGGGCAGGCAATACCCGCCTGGAAATAGCAGACAGCAGGGGCCGGACAGTGGATCTCCTGGTTGATGGGCCTCGGGAGAAGGGATACCACATGGCGGTCTGGAATATCGGAAAACACAGCCCAGGAGAGTACGCGTTCAAATTCCGCTCCGGAGATGTTACCAGAGTGGAGAAGATAGCTATTTTGAAGTAA